From a region of the Pseudomonas fulva 12-X genome:
- a CDS encoding purine-cytosine permease family protein, which produces MSHNNAPQELVESNSVGQVADADRHGRVRDLFTLWFSTNIAPLPIVTGAMAVQVFHLNIGWAICAILVGHLLGGIVLGLASAQGPQMGLPQMLQSRGQFGRYGALLVVVIAAVLYIGFFISNCVLAGKSIHTVAPDLPLPAAVLIGACAATLIGILGYNFIHTLNRIGTWVMGIGLLAGFIALFANGLPADFASRGGFNLAGWLAMASLGAIWQISFAPYTSDYSRYLPRNVGIWKPFIATYCGAVLGTSLCFIFGTLVALAVSAETDTMEAVKQSTGVFGPVLMVLFILSIISHNALNLYGAVLALITSVQTFAADWAPSRQARVALSAILLVACCVVAVTAPADFIARFMQLILAMMIVLVPWAVINLADFYLVQKQRYHIPSLFDATGGIYGRFNPNAVSAYAIGILVQLPFAVTPIYTGPIASKLDGADLSWLVAIVVTLPLYLLLSSRDTLYRRQQISALSRA; this is translated from the coding sequence ATGTCCCATAACAACGCTCCCCAAGAGCTCGTCGAAAGCAACAGCGTCGGCCAGGTGGCCGATGCCGATCGTCACGGCCGCGTCCGTGACCTGTTCACCCTCTGGTTCAGCACCAACATCGCACCGCTGCCGATCGTCACCGGCGCCATGGCCGTGCAGGTGTTCCACCTGAACATCGGCTGGGCGATCTGCGCCATCCTGGTCGGCCACCTGCTCGGCGGTATCGTCCTCGGCCTGGCTTCGGCCCAAGGCCCGCAGATGGGCCTGCCGCAGATGCTGCAGAGCCGCGGCCAGTTCGGTCGCTACGGCGCGCTGCTGGTGGTGGTGATCGCCGCGGTGCTGTACATCGGCTTCTTCATCTCCAACTGCGTGCTGGCCGGCAAATCCATCCACACCGTGGCGCCGGATCTGCCGCTGCCGGCTGCAGTGCTGATCGGCGCCTGCGCCGCGACGCTGATCGGCATCCTGGGCTACAACTTCATCCACACCCTCAACCGCATCGGCACCTGGGTGATGGGCATCGGCCTGCTGGCGGGCTTCATCGCCCTGTTCGCCAACGGCTTGCCGGCGGACTTCGCCAGCCGCGGCGGTTTCAACCTGGCCGGCTGGCTGGCCATGGCCTCGCTGGGCGCCATCTGGCAGATCTCCTTCGCGCCCTACACTTCGGACTACTCGCGCTACCTGCCGCGCAACGTGGGCATCTGGAAGCCCTTCATCGCCACCTACTGTGGCGCCGTGCTGGGCACATCTCTGTGCTTCATCTTCGGCACCCTGGTGGCGCTGGCGGTGAGCGCCGAGACGGACACCATGGAAGCGGTGAAGCAGAGCACCGGCGTGTTCGGGCCGGTGCTGATGGTGCTGTTCATCCTTAGCATCATCAGCCACAACGCCCTGAACCTGTACGGTGCGGTGCTGGCGCTGATCACCTCGGTGCAGACCTTCGCCGCCGACTGGGCACCGAGCCGCCAGGCCCGCGTGGCCCTCTCGGCGATCCTGCTGGTGGCCTGCTGCGTGGTTGCGGTAACCGCACCCGCGGACTTCATCGCGCGCTTCATGCAGCTGATCCTGGCGATGATGATCGTGCTGGTGCCATGGGCGGTGATCAACCTGGCCGACTTCTACCTGGTGCAGAAGCAGCGCTATCACATCCCCTCGCTGTTCGACGCCACGGGCGGCATCTACGGGCGTTTCAACCCCAACGCGGTCAGCGCCTACGCTATCGGCATCCTGGTGCAACTGCCGTTCGCGGTCACGCCGATCTACACCGGCCCCATCGCCAGCAAACTCGACGGCGCCGACCTGTCGTGGCTGGTGGCGATCGTCGTCACCCTGCCGCTGTACCTGCTGCTGTCGAGCCGCGACACGCTGTACCGGCGCCAGCAGATTTCGGCGCTATCGCGGGCCTGA